One Mesorhizobium sp. L-2-11 genomic region harbors:
- a CDS encoding adenylate/guanylate cyclase domain-containing protein gives MQHLTAARASSPNAATARCRLPRIALGRAMTALLLMAVMSTAASVHIIWERTATRNVEKIVASLGAQSADSVRGELTSTLAVVAGTAEVIRSILFQGTIKADDEVRREFLFLSLLREQRVIGWIGFGFPDGRFFGSHAAAGGKIEMVEIGPGMPGKPRPLRRDIYHPIPGDVMFEERIHGKTAYLALGAPWYRRAMDSTEPVWSVIDVLPNGFEPSVVVSKRVELYGRYQGVVMVAVSFANLSQALSGLQVSGHGKTFVLGGSDKVLAASDAPGGPMPAHLRDFPKSDALAAAVGEAISMMKGNEFRTLVDGGEIGPVYVSSFALPFEQWRLLTAIPRSSFAEEIDRNTRRVLLVVAGLVVLAAATAVLFSNLLFARPIRQLAAQLREIERFSLDQVRHVPTFLAELNDFSEALKRMAGGLSAFAKYMPLDVVRPLITGGLEPAPGGRLVEVTVMFADLPGFTELTERLGPDVQPHLTNFLTLAVEAIHSEGGTVDKFIGDAVMAIWNAPTAVPDHARRACSAAAAIRAAMHALPAVSPDHSDIRVRIGINTGTAIVGNVGSAERLSYTAIGDTVNLASRLVGVAKEHGVEIVLSDMTLAQTSGQIAAHPLGITNVRGKAVPVLIHTLAT, from the coding sequence ATGCAACATTTGACCGCAGCGCGCGCCTCATCACCGAACGCCGCGACCGCTAGGTGCCGCCTGCCGCGCATAGCGCTTGGGCGGGCGATGACGGCGCTGCTGCTCATGGCGGTCATGTCGACGGCTGCATCGGTGCATATCATTTGGGAGCGCACGGCAACCCGCAATGTCGAGAAGATCGTCGCCAGCCTTGGTGCCCAGAGCGCCGATTCTGTCCGCGGCGAATTGACATCAACGCTGGCCGTCGTGGCAGGCACGGCCGAGGTCATCCGCTCGATCCTGTTCCAAGGCACGATCAAGGCCGATGACGAGGTCAGACGCGAATTCCTGTTCCTGTCGCTGCTGCGTGAACAGCGCGTGATCGGCTGGATCGGATTTGGCTTCCCCGACGGACGGTTTTTCGGCTCGCACGCGGCGGCCGGCGGCAAGATCGAGATGGTTGAAATCGGCCCGGGCATGCCGGGGAAGCCGCGCCCGTTGCGCCGTGATATCTATCACCCCATCCCCGGCGACGTGATGTTCGAAGAACGCATCCATGGCAAAACCGCTTACCTAGCGCTCGGTGCGCCCTGGTATCGCCGGGCGATGGACTCGACGGAACCTGTCTGGAGCGTGATCGACGTCCTGCCCAACGGCTTCGAGCCCTCGGTGGTTGTTTCAAAGCGGGTCGAGCTCTATGGCAGGTACCAGGGCGTGGTCATGGTGGCCGTGAGTTTCGCCAATCTGTCGCAGGCGCTGAGTGGTCTGCAAGTATCAGGTCACGGCAAGACGTTCGTGCTGGGCGGTAGCGACAAAGTACTGGCTGCATCGGATGCGCCCGGCGGTCCTATGCCAGCTCATCTTCGCGATTTTCCAAAGAGCGATGCGCTTGCCGCCGCGGTGGGCGAGGCCATTTCGATGATGAAAGGGAACGAATTTCGCACGCTGGTTGATGGTGGCGAGATCGGCCCGGTCTACGTCTCATCGTTTGCGCTCCCTTTCGAACAATGGCGGCTCCTGACCGCGATACCGCGCTCCTCCTTCGCGGAAGAGATCGACCGTAACACGCGTCGGGTGCTGCTGGTGGTCGCCGGGCTGGTCGTGCTGGCAGCGGCCACTGCCGTGCTCTTCTCGAACCTGCTTTTCGCCAGGCCAATCCGCCAGCTTGCCGCGCAGCTCCGTGAGATCGAACGGTTCTCGCTCGACCAGGTGCGGCATGTTCCGACATTCCTGGCCGAACTCAATGATTTCTCGGAAGCGCTGAAGCGCATGGCGGGCGGCTTGTCGGCTTTCGCCAAATACATGCCGCTCGACGTCGTCCGACCCCTCATCACGGGCGGGCTTGAGCCTGCGCCCGGCGGCAGGCTCGTGGAAGTGACCGTGATGTTTGCCGATCTGCCGGGCTTCACCGAACTCACCGAGCGGCTCGGGCCCGATGTCCAGCCGCATCTCACCAATTTTCTCACGCTTGCAGTCGAAGCCATTCATTCCGAGGGAGGCACCGTCGACAAGTTCATTGGCGACGCCGTTATGGCCATCTGGAACGCACCGACAGCCGTGCCGGATCACGCACGCCGCGCATGCAGCGCTGCAGCCGCGATCCGGGCCGCGATGCATGCGCTGCCCGCCGTTTCGCCGGACCACAGCGACATACGGGTGCGAATTGGTATCAATACCGGCACCGCGATTGTCGGCAATGTCGGATCGGCCGAACGGCTGAGCTATACGGCCATCGGCGATACGGTCAACCTGGCAAGCCGTCTCGTTGGCGTGGCCAAGGAACACGGCGTCGAAATCGTGCTCAGCGACATGACGCTTGCGCAGACAAGCGGCCAGATCGCCGCGCACCCACTTGGCATCACGAATGTTCGCGGGAAGGCAGTCCCGGTCCTGATACACACGCTCGCAACCTGA
- a CDS encoding DUF3307 domain-containing protein, with protein MEMMTLTLAMLFCLQLKHFIADYLLQPGWMLGGKGDLRRAGGYVHAGLHALGSLPALLIAGLEPTAIVLLSAAEFTVHYATDYTKAGLSGRSHAGPDTRTYWAMHGADQFLHQLTYVGLIFAALA; from the coding sequence ATGGAAATGATGACTTTGACGCTCGCAATGCTTTTCTGCCTCCAGCTAAAGCACTTCATTGCCGACTATCTGCTCCAGCCCGGCTGGATGTTGGGCGGAAAGGGCGATCTGCGCCGCGCCGGCGGCTATGTCCACGCGGGCTTGCATGCGCTAGGTTCTTTGCCGGCCCTTCTCATCGCCGGGCTCGAACCCACCGCAATCGTCCTGCTTTCTGCCGCGGAATTCACGGTCCACTACGCGACAGACTACACCAAGGCCGGGCTGTCCGGGCGCAGCCATGCTGGCCCCGATACGCGGACATACTGGGCCATGCATGGGGCTGACCAGTTCTTGCACCAGCTTACCTATGTCGGCCTGATCTTCGCTGCGCTCGCTTAG
- a CDS encoding thiosulfate oxidation carrier protein SoxY produces the protein MSLTRRDVLIAGSAGFAGVALFSPPSARANDEALDLVEQLIGRKATMSDRLHLIMPADFPTGYTVPMSLYIDSPMTDADHVRQMRVFAPRNPLIEVASFHFVPQRSLPRVSTRIRLAKPQHVVAVAEMNDGVLLMTTTWVRVATDGCA, from the coding sequence ATGAGCTTGACGCGCCGCGATGTTTTGATCGCCGGGAGTGCGGGATTTGCCGGAGTCGCGCTGTTCTCGCCGCCGAGCGCGCGTGCGAACGACGAAGCGCTGGATCTCGTCGAGCAACTCATCGGACGGAAGGCCACGATGTCAGATCGCCTTCATCTGATTATGCCGGCGGACTTCCCGACCGGCTACACCGTGCCGATGAGTCTTTACATCGACAGCCCCATGACCGATGCCGACCATGTGAGGCAGATGCGCGTGTTCGCGCCGCGGAACCCGCTTATCGAAGTCGCCAGTTTCCATTTCGTCCCGCAACGCAGTCTACCTCGCGTCTCGACACGCATCCGGCTTGCCAAACCGCAACACGTCGTCGCTGTCGCCGAAATGAATGACGGCGTCTTGCTGATGACCACGACATGGGTCCGTGTCGCCACGGATGGCTGTGCCTGA
- the soxZ gene encoding thiosulfate oxidation carrier complex protein SoxZ: protein MTTPTPRVIVPSAAAKGEIFQVKTIISHEMETGLRHDDQGNVIPRKIINKFVCRYNETVVLSVDLHEAISANPFFEFSLRATESGRLDFVWEEDGGALYMLSHQFTVG, encoded by the coding sequence GTGACCACCCCGACACCCCGCGTGATCGTGCCGAGCGCCGCGGCGAAGGGAGAGATTTTTCAGGTCAAGACCATCATAAGCCATGAGATGGAAACAGGGCTACGCCATGATGATCAAGGCAACGTGATCCCGCGCAAGATCATCAACAAGTTTGTCTGCCGCTACAACGAAACCGTGGTGCTCAGTGTCGATCTCCACGAGGCGATTTCGGCCAATCCGTTCTTCGAATTTTCCTTGCGCGCGACGGAGAGCGGCCGGCTCGATTTCGTTTGGGAAGAAGACGGCGGTGCCCTCTATATGTTGTCGCACCAGTTCACGGTCGGTTGA
- a CDS encoding c-type cytochrome, with protein MTGKLRNRRVFSMRPVARSAIATGLVLLFSQSGAAAGPDQGAQLAALCASCHRLDGGGTGIPSIIGLGEERLTNALLAYRASESPNHIMHVIALSLSDEEIASVARYVAAQGSNPR; from the coding sequence GTGACCGGAAAACTGCGAAACAGACGGGTATTCAGCATGCGCCCCGTCGCGAGATCTGCGATTGCGACGGGCCTCGTGCTGCTCTTCAGCCAATCCGGCGCGGCGGCGGGGCCCGATCAAGGCGCTCAACTCGCCGCACTCTGTGCGTCCTGCCATCGTCTTGATGGCGGCGGCACAGGCATTCCCAGCATCATCGGGCTTGGTGAGGAGAGGCTCACCAACGCCCTGCTTGCCTACCGGGCGAGCGAGAGTCCAAATCACATCATGCACGTTATCGCCCTGTCGCTCAGCGACGAGGAGATCGCGAGCGTCGCGCGCTATGTCGCAGCGCAGGGAAGTAACCCGCGATGA